A genome region from Brassica oleracea var. oleracea cultivar TO1000 chromosome C2, BOL, whole genome shotgun sequence includes the following:
- the LOC106327320 gene encoding zinc finger CCCH domain-containing protein 17: protein MSATATQPQQHEQKKKQSEPGEDALKKNTDCVYFLASPSTCKKGAECEYRHSEYARVNPRDCYYWMSGNCLNPKCGFRHPALGNLGGLPAGSVPPSHAAAAVKQPFPCVFFQKGMCAKGDMCSFMHTPNAAGYKKQHPVEANPAAAAAAADPQFSTREKKLTHASLPKAVDMSVAPRVTPAIRDSRGVEGYTSKHVGYEPLVGVPPLTDGSHHKYGSDDSNSFHNGKDADDVLRESSPGFDVFVDNEATDSEYYHVGDGYGRRSQEGRNSLNEYDPDFSAIADQRFDSYERREDRHAWGHSRSSERGDRSERRAYVEKEGSENILASDLRYRLAKRKGNDYTAPESSMERGNRDSRRNTPRESSISSSRLQGRIKLRERSIDDEAHFGRRVERGRDKSDLSQSRLRDRINGRSEENHSGHQERDLRAPWVRRREMEEGFSISKGSKKEESKTETSLGKRKSLEEDDHPRKRSGDSFAAPLPFSEILKRKRAAASGGSIKNKDQTPEETVSKEEAGDETKLIAEEKTEVVTEPNPTHEAGLEEGTIMEEGEEVNGEEEQVYEEEEQAYEGDELNGEYYYEEDGQYAYEEGEEVVYEAEEGEEATEGGEAEGEEDIEKKTAGMLS, encoded by the exons ATGTCTGCGACGGCGACCCAACCTCAACAACACGAGCAGAAGAAGAAGCAATCGGAGCCTGGGGAAGACGCGTTGAAGAAGAACACCGATTGCGTTTACTTTCTCGCATCTCCTTCAACCTGCAAGAAG GGAGCTGAGTGTGAGTATCGCCACAGTGAGTATGCGCGTGTCAACCCAAGGGATTGCTATTATTGGATGAGTGGCAACTGCTTGAATCCCAAGTGTGGCTTTCGCCATCCT GCTTTGGGTAATCTTGGAGGTCTTCCTGCTGGTTCTGTACCGCCTTCACATGCTGCTGCTGCTGTGAAACAGCCGTTTCCGTGTGTTTTCTTCCAAAAGGGCATGTGTGCGAAAGGAGATATGTGTTCATTCATGCACACCCCGAATGCTGCTGGTTATAAGAAGCAGCATCCTGTAGAAGCTAATCCTGCTGCTGCTGCTGCTGCTGCTGATCCTCAGTTTTCTACTCGGGAGAAGAAACTGACTCATGCTAGTCTCCCAAAGGCTGTTGACATGTCGGTTGCACCCAGAGTCACACCTGCTATAAGGGATAGTAGAGGTGTAGAGGGATATACTTCGAAGCATGTGGGATATGAGCCTCTCGTGGGTGTTCCTCCTTTAACTGATGGAAGCCATCACAAATATGGATCTGATGATAGTAACAGTTTCCACAATGGTAAGGACGCAGATGACGTCTTGAGGGAGTCGTCTCCTGGGTTTGATGTTTTTGTCGATAACGAGGCTACGGATTCTGAGTATTATCATGTTGGCGATGGTTATGGAAGGAGAAGTCAGGAGGGGCGGAACTCTTTGAATGAGTATGACCCTGATTTTAGTGCAATTGCTGATCAGCGTTTTGATTCATATGAGCGGAGGGAAGACAGGCACGCGTGGGGCCACAGTCGTTCTTCTGAGAGAGGAGATCGTTCGGAAAGGAGGGCTTACGTCGAAAAGGAAGGATCAGAGAACATACTTGCATCAGACCTGAGATATCGCTTGGCTAAGAGGAAAGGTAATGACTATACTGCTCCCGAGTCTTCAATGGAAAGAGGAAATAGAGACTCTCGCAGGAATACACCGAGGGAAAGCTCCATTAGCAGCAGCCGTCTTCAGGGTAGAATTAAGCTTCGTGAGAGAAGCATTGACGACGAAGCTCACTTTGGTAGGAGGGTTGAGAGAGGAAGGGACAAAAGCGACTTATCTCAAAGCAGACTCCGAGATAGAATTAATGGTAGGTCAGAGGAAAACCACAGTGGTCATCAGGAAAGAGATCTCCGAGCTCCTTGGGTGAGAAGAAGAGAGATGGAAGAGGGCTTTTCAATTTCTAAAGGCAGCAAGAAAGAGGAAAGTAAGACAGAGACATCTCTTGGGAAGAGAAAAAGCTTGGAGGAGGATGACCATCCTCGTAAGCGATCAGGAGATTCATTTGCAGCTCCATTGCCTTTCAGTGAGATTCTCAAGAGAAAAAGAGCGGCTGCATCTGGTGGTAGCATCAAGAACAAGGACCAGACTCCTGAAGAAACTGTATCGAAAGAAGAAGCTGGAGATGAGACCAAACTCATAGCAGAAGAGAAAACTGAGGTTGTGACTGAACCCAATCCAACCCACGAAGCTGGACTAGAAGAAGGAACGATTATGGAGGAAGGAGAAGAAGTGAATGGAGAAGAGGAGCAAGTGTATGAAGAGGAGGAGCAAGCTTATGAAGGCGATGAGCTAAACGGAGAGTACTATTACGAAGAAGATGGACAATACGCCTATGAAGAAGGCGAAGAAGTTGTTTACGAGGCTGAGGAAGGAGAAGAAGCAACAGAAGGAGGTGAAGCGGAGGGTGAGGAAGACATTGAGAAGAAGACTGCTGGGATGTTGTCGTAG